A single genomic interval of Sulfuricurvum sp. harbors:
- a CDS encoding DUF6781 family protein has product MNLETFKRDIKNRYNSLTTGEIDAKVSEMVGALESEWATSPHALSLQELRIFTGAMIEEEGHTLYGELEELMAQKERIERQIARKSEDLQHLKYNLYNALEKHLSGNEETLEKLHQVKLQSIDLLEILEEITESAIITTLEKGIDTEETLEEIIKEITFTALNANVLNATRIRRILASILQNALNIAEASPNQAEIILRGTLHGIHNALLRSIEKFHQYLLYVPEEVKALYRDEYKTIEMELDNVDTLYTQIIHGLNAHNDPILIAQLEVINNELSSGSDELKHLSKETVELLRTKLAKIKKGVTERGNKLLKSKSAQEAKAMGTRAWSVAKSAMNGAIKGAKDAMEKK; this is encoded by the coding sequence ATGAATCTAGAAACCTTTAAACGGGATATTAAAAACCGCTATAACTCTCTCACAACCGGTGAAATCGATGCAAAAGTATCTGAGATGGTCGGTGCTTTGGAAAGTGAATGGGCAACTTCTCCCCATGCACTCTCACTCCAAGAACTTCGTATCTTTACCGGAGCCATGATTGAAGAAGAAGGGCATACGCTCTATGGTGAACTTGAAGAGCTCATGGCGCAAAAAGAGCGCATCGAACGCCAAATTGCACGTAAAAGTGAAGACCTTCAGCACCTCAAGTATAACCTTTACAATGCGTTGGAAAAACATCTATCCGGCAATGAAGAGACCCTTGAAAAGCTCCATCAAGTGAAACTCCAATCGATTGATCTGTTGGAAATTCTCGAAGAGATTACTGAGAGTGCCATTATTACAACACTGGAAAAAGGGATCGATACCGAAGAGACCCTTGAAGAGATCATTAAAGAGATCACCTTCACCGCTCTTAACGCCAATGTCCTCAATGCAACGCGAATACGCCGGATCCTTGCAAGTATTCTCCAAAATGCACTCAATATTGCTGAAGCGTCTCCGAATCAAGCTGAGATTATTTTACGCGGGACACTGCACGGAATCCACAATGCATTGCTTCGCTCTATCGAAAAATTTCATCAGTATCTCCTTTATGTTCCCGAAGAGGTCAAAGCGCTTTATCGTGACGAATATAAAACGATCGAAATGGAACTTGACAATGTCGATACCCTCTATACCCAGATCATACACGGTTTGAATGCACATAATGACCCGATATTAATCGCTCAGCTTGAAGTGATTAATAATGAACTTTCATCCGGTTCGGATGAGCTTAAACACCTCTCTAAAGAGACCGTCGAATTGCTCAGAACCAAACTCGCAAAAATTAAAAAAGGAGTTACGGAGCGCGGTAATAAATTACTCAAATCAAAATCAGCTCAAGAAGCTAAAGCGATGGGGACCCGAGCGTGGAGTGTAGCCAAGTCGGCTATGAACGGTGCGATCAAGGGGGCAAAAGACGCCATGGAGAAAAAATAA
- a CDS encoding 4Fe-4S binding protein — protein sequence MGNMNFIQKSNLFSFTATRCLRNEYFHNDCHICIDLCPKGAFHIVRNKLTLFENECVGCAGCIGSCPTEALEIESFDPNGFAVSYQDQKETTLSCKVSTPCLGVFDVEHYAVMALRSNRSVQCDLSHCEGCVLNQNGVLGESIRSTIEETNVLLEQIGVEHRIDTIEVKEEQSERRALFRKGIEKVKTSIVNTNESQAHIAMTTAHHKLPDMKMPLKRILLKNSLKERVGDMEKTTFEGPSSLFFNKQIDFQSCTNCGECTQFCPTDALFPTSDKQGIFFSQGKCIGCGICEDICKPKAISGKNEFDFVSIAFERAEQLVHYDMVMCHECRCPFPYKGGDPICDRCDSYTKQFKNMFTMAKDL from the coding sequence GATTTGTGTCCAAAAGGGGCTTTTCACATTGTTCGCAACAAATTGACACTTTTTGAAAATGAATGTGTCGGATGTGCGGGATGTATCGGAAGTTGTCCGACGGAAGCGTTGGAGATTGAGAGTTTTGATCCGAACGGTTTTGCCGTATCGTATCAGGATCAAAAAGAGACAACGCTTTCATGTAAAGTCTCGACGCCGTGTTTAGGTGTTTTTGACGTCGAACATTATGCCGTCATGGCATTACGTTCAAATAGAAGCGTACAATGTGATCTGAGTCATTGTGAAGGGTGTGTCCTGAACCAAAACGGAGTTCTTGGCGAATCGATCCGTTCAACAATCGAAGAGACCAATGTATTGTTAGAACAAATCGGGGTGGAACACCGTATTGATACGATAGAGGTTAAAGAAGAGCAGAGTGAGCGCCGTGCATTGTTCCGAAAAGGGATTGAAAAGGTTAAAACATCCATTGTGAATACGAATGAATCCCAAGCTCATATCGCGATGACAACCGCACATCATAAGCTCCCAGATATGAAAATGCCGCTCAAACGTATTTTGCTCAAAAATTCGCTTAAAGAGCGGGTGGGAGATATGGAAAAAACGACTTTTGAAGGGCCGAGTTCTTTGTTCTTTAACAAACAAATTGATTTTCAAAGCTGCACCAACTGTGGGGAGTGTACACAATTCTGTCCTACGGATGCATTATTCCCTACATCCGATAAACAGGGAATCTTTTTCAGTCAAGGAAAATGCATCGGATGCGGTATTTGTGAAGACATTTGTAAACCTAAAGCAATCAGCGGAAAAAATGAATTTGATTTTGTGAGTATCGCATTTGAGCGAGCAGAGCAATTGGTTCACTATGATATGGTGATGTGTCATGAATGTCGATGTCCGTTCCCATACAAAGGGGGAGACCCTATTTGTGATCGATGCGACAGTTATACAAAGCAGTTTAAAAATATGTTTACCATGGCTAAAGATTTATAA